In Marasmius oreades isolate 03SP1 chromosome 1, whole genome shotgun sequence, one DNA window encodes the following:
- a CDS encoding uncharacterized protein (CAZy:AA3) has translation MIPGRAPQLAPNTPFDWNLTTTPQLAINNRSVTVPRGFALGGSSSINFMGYTRGTADDFNRYASMTGDEGWSWDNVQPYIRKNEKFLTANSNLTQFEPSVHGFVGVNSVSLKSSPRREIEDRFIQTPQEIPEFPFNHDMNSGNHLGFGWVQATVGNGLRSSSATSYLGPEFINRSNLNVLVNTRATRLLRANRSLTFSEVELTQDGGRTFQTVTASKEIILSAGSIMSPHVLLHSGIGDSDELAAVGIDVVHHLPSVGKNLTEHPVLTDGYQINSNDTFDEANRNPVLAAEQLNEWTLNKTGLLADTPLVMMGWLRVNESAEIFDRFSDPAAGNSTAHFELFFINSFIGPVPPTGNFMAVGAAVVSPSSRKILHYLEKSSIQPYCPNADGAVTLNSSNPLDHPVIDFHLLRSELDRFIMREAIRSVKRLFSAPAWDGFIIASPTNATTDEELDQYINTKATGLFHPVGSVAMSARGASWGALDPDLKVKGVKGLRVVDSSIFPKMPTAHTQVPTYIVAERAADLIKETWFGA, from the exons ACAGATCTGTTACTGTACCTCGTGGATTTGCTTTAGGGGGCAGTAGTTCTATCA ACTTTATGGGATACACTCGAGGTACTGCAGATGACTTCAATCGTTACGCTTCTATGACTGGCGACGAGGGCTGGTCGTGGGACAATGTCCAGCCTTACATCCGGAAG AATGAAAAGTTTCTTACCGCGAACAGCAACCTTACTCAGTTCGAGCCTTCTGTTCACGGTTTCGTCGGCGTCAATTCTGTCAGTTTAAAGAGTTCTCCTCGCCGTGAGATCGAAGATCGCTTTATCCAGACCCCACAAGAAATCCCTGAGTTTCCATTTAACCACGACATGAACTCGGGGAACCATCTGGGTTTTG GATGGGTTCAGGCAACGGTTGGAAATGGGTTACGAAGCAGCTCTGCTACCTCATACCTAGGGCCTGAGTTCATAAATCGATCGAATCTCAATGTGCTCGTCAACACTCGCGCGACTCGATTACTAAGAGCTAATCGGTCGCTTACCTTCAGCGAGGTCGAACTCACTCAGGATGGTGGTC GTACCTTCCAGACAGTAACGGCGAGCAAGGAGATTATTCTTTCGGCGGGCAGCATCATGTCACCCCATGTTCTTCTCCACTCTGGCATCGGTGATTCTGATGAATTGGCTGCAGTCGGCATCGACGTAGTTCATCATCTTCCCTCGGTTGGAAAAAACTTGACAGAGCACCCTGTTCTCACGGATGGCTATCAGATAAACTCCAATGACACTTTTGACGAGGCTAATCGAAATCCGGTGTTGGCTGCGGAGCAACTAAATGAATGGACGTTGAACAAAACAGGTCTGCTCGCCGATACGCCCTTAGTGATGATGGGCTGGCTTCGGGTAAATGAAAGCGCAGAAATTTTCGATCGTTTCAGTGACCCTGCTGCTGGAAACAGCACTGCGCATTTTGAGCTTTTTTTCATC AACAGTTTCATTGGACCGGTCCCACCCACAGGCAACTTCATGGCCGTTGGGGCTGCTGTTGTGTCTCCTTCCTCGCGTAAGATCCTGCATTATCTCGAAAAATCATCCATTCAACCTTATTGCCCCAATGCAGATGGAGCGGTAACACTCAACTCGTCAAATCCGTTAGATCATCCGGTCATTGATTTTCACCTCCTCCGATCGGAGTTGGACAGGTTCATAATGCGAGAAGCTATCAGGAGCGTCAAAAGACTATTCTCTGCGCCAGCTTGGGACGGATTTATCATTGCTTCACCGACCAACGCGACAACAGATGAAGAACTAGACCAGTATATTAACACGAAAGCTACTGGACTTTTCCATCCGGTGGGAAGCGTTGCGATGTCCGCGAGAGGTGCAAGCTGGGGTGCATTGGATCCGGATCTGAAAGTGAAAGGGGTCAAGGGATTGCGGGTGGTGGATTCCAGTATATTT CCGAAAATGCCTACTGCTCATACACAAGTGCCAACGTATATCGTCGCGGAAAGAGCCGCTGACTTGATCAAGGAAACATGGTTTGGAGCTTGA
- a CDS encoding uncharacterized protein (MEROPS:MER0118932), whose amino-acid sequence MSLSNLRFGFRFGQWLRPRGYHLSSSRFLGTRSMATSIGNTERFLADRAAPLCSLNVAQSFAQLSSKEKKYTHFVSEAAWAGARIIQAQWTPEAIPLYDLLILIFSENGKLADLPSIKSKSGVMDEEWEDLMQYTIQVLSNLVNYKSFGFTKIIPRISQEKFESVVRASPNGDRAVESWKSLKEHIYSTEPSTALFIGKRSEGHISNYYLGEVISDDEVAQVQTAAEDLGIDILNTRVRKNGPGDFALLVASAQSQAATTHEVQVKSDKIKLTVEYGDHADALQKAVAALQEAKKYTSNDHQTAMIGAYIGSFNTGSIKDHKTGSTEWVKDIGPVVESYIGFIETYVDPYGGRAEWEGFTAIVNKELSAKYDVLVAEATELIKTLPWGKDFEVDVFRKPDFTALEVVSFATGGIPAGINIPNYYDIRETTGFKNVSLANILAAKAPNEELTFIHPDDVDLYNSWDSRAFELQVATHELLGHGSGKLFQEQADGSKNFDPEKVINPLTGKPIKSWYKPGQTPDAVLGEVSSSMEECRAETVALYLASNLTILKIFGYVDKNDIETVQYITFLLMARAGLRALEFFDPATKKHGQAHMQARLGITQFLIKHGVARLEEIRGSDGKLENLYVRVDREAVLTKGREVAGKLLIELQVRKSTADGAGAREFYTSLTKPLEGWDGEIRDLVLKKKLPRKIFMQPNTFLVGDEVQLKEYPLTAAGIIESFVERKL is encoded by the exons ATGTCGTTGTCCAATCTACGATTCGGATTCCGGTTCGGCCAATGGCTTCGTCCCCGTGGTTATCACCTTTCATCATCTCGATTTTTAGGTACTCGTTCTATGGCGACTTCAATTGGAAACACTGAGCGTTTCCTGGCTGATCGTGCTGCACCTCTGTGCAGTCTGAACGTTGCACAGTCATTTGCTCAGTTAAG CtcaaaggagaagaaataCACCCATTTTGTCTCAGAGGCAGCGTGGGCTGGTGCACGGATAATTCAGGCGCAGTGGACGCCAGAGGCGATAC CATTGTATGACCTGTTGATACTCATCTTCAGCGAAAACGGAAAACTTGCAGACCTGCCTTCAATCAAGTCCAAGTCGGGTGTCATGGATGAAGAATGGGAAGACCTCATGCAATACACTATCCA AGTGTTGAGCAATTTGGTGAACTACAAATCATTTGGCTTCACGAAGATCATACCCCGCATCTCCCAGGAGAAGTTCGAGTCGGTGGTTCGCGCTTCCCCAAATGGCGATAGGGCCGTGGAATCCTGGAAATCT CTCAAGGAACACATCTACTCGACCGAACCTTCTACTGCCCTATTCATAGGAAAACGTAGCGAGGGCCACATTTCTAACTATTACCTCGGCGAAGTGATTTCAGACGATGAGGTTGCTCAGGTGCAGACTGCTGCTGAGGATCTCGGTATTGACATTCTGAACACTCG TGTTAGGAAGAATGGACCCGGTGACTTCGCTCTCCTTGTCGCCTCCGCCCAGTCGCAGGCAGCAACAACCCACGAGGTCCAGGTCAAATCCGACAAGATTAAACTTACAGTGGAATATGGTGACCATGCGGATGCACTTCAAAAGGCAGTAGCAGCATTGCAAGAG GCCAAGAAGTACACCTCGAACGACCACCAGACTGCTATGATTGGAGCGTACATCGGCTC TTTTAACACAGGATCCATCAAAGATCACAAGACTGGCTCAACAGAATGGGTTAAGGACATTGGACCTGTAGTTGAATCTTATATTGGT TTCATTGAGACTTACGTTGATCCGTACGGCGGTCGCGCTGAGTGGGAAGGCTTCACAGCCATTGTGAATAAGGAACTTAGTGCCAAATATGATGTCCTTGTCGCGGAGGCCACCGAGTTGATCAAAACGCTTCCCTGGGGAAAGGACTTTGAGGTTGATGTGTTCCGAAAGCCTGACTTCACTGCTCTGGAGGTTGTCTCATTTGCTACAGGAG GCATACCCGCTGGTATCAAC ATCCCG AACTACTACGACATCCGTGAAACGACTGGTTTTAAAAACGTGTCTTTAGCA AACATCCTCGCCGCCAAGGCTCCCA AtgaagagcttacattcatCCACCCTGATGATGTCGACTTGTACAACTCGTGGGACAGCAGAGCATTCGAACTTCAGGTCGCCACCCATGAACTGTTGGGACACGGTTCCGGCAAACTGTTCCAAGAGCAAGCAGACGGCTCAAAAAACTTCGATCCAGAGAAG GTTATCAACCCCCTGACCGGGAAACCAAT CAAGTCGTGGTACAAACCCGGTCAGACTCCTGACGCCGTACTTGGTGAAGTTTCGTCGTCAATGGAGGAATGCAGAGCGGAAACGGTAGCTCTATACC TCGCAAGTAACCTCACAATCCTCAAGATCTTCGGC TACGTCGATAAAAACGATATCGAGACCGTTCAGTACATTACCTTCCTCCTCATGGCCCGTGCCGGATTGAGGGCTCTCGAATTTTTCGACCCTGCTACAAAGAAACATGGCCAGGCTCACATGCAAGCGAG GCTTGGAATTACACAATTCCTCATCAAGCACGGTGTCGCGCGCTTGGAAGAGATTCGGGGATCTGACGGGAAGCTCGAGAACCTCTACGTCAGG GTGGACCGGGAAGCGGTACTCACCAAGGGAAGAGAGGTGGCTGGGAAGTTGCTCATTGAACTGCAGGTTCGGAAGAGTACTGCAGATGGTGCAGGTGCTCGTGAGTTTTACACTTCGCTCACTAAGCCACTTGAGGGCTGGGACGGAGAAATTAGAGATTTGGTACTGAAGAAAAAACTG ccaCGGAAGATCTTCATGCAGCCAAATACGTTCCTGGTAGGCGACGAGGTTCAGCTGAAGGAATATCCTTTGACGGCGGCTGGGATCATCGAAAGTTTTGTTGAACGTAAACTGTAG